A stretch of the Chelonoidis abingdonii isolate Lonesome George chromosome 11, CheloAbing_2.0, whole genome shotgun sequence genome encodes the following:
- the LOC116819731 gene encoding cytochrome c oxidase subunit 6B1, with protein sequence MADSIQAKLDNYKTAPFDSRFPNQNQTRNCWQNYLDFHRCEKAMAAKGADATCCQWYRRVYTSLCPISWINTWDERRAEGTFPGKI encoded by the exons ATGGCTGATAGTATCCAGGCCAAGCTGGACAACTACAAAACCGCCCCCTTCGACAGCAGATTCCCAAACCAGAACCAGACTCGCAACTGCTGGCAGAACTACCTCG aCTTCCATCGCTGCGAGAAAGCCATGGCCGCCAAGGGAGCTGACGCCACGTGCTGCCAGTGGTACCGCCGTGTGTACACATCCCTCTGTCCCATCTCTTGG ATCAATACCTGGGATGAGCGCCGGGCAGAAGGGACTTTTCCTGGCAAGATCTGA